The genomic interval GGCATCGTGGGCATCAACGCCGGCGACATGATCAGCGAAGGAGTGCTGGCGATCGAGATGGGCTGCACCGTGCGCGACCTCACTTCGATCATTCATCCGCATCCGACGCTGAGCGAAACCGTCGGCGCGGCCGGAGAAGTGTTCCTCGGCCTGGCCACGGAAATCTACCGGCCGCGGCGTGAAAGGCAGGAGGCCCAAGCGCCATGACGCAGGCGGCGGTCGATCTCTCCACGCGCCACGAACCGGTCTCGCAGCTTTTTCCACGCCTGGCAAGCGCCGCGGACGCCGAGCGCTACAAGCTGAGCGACGAACAGGTCCGTTTCTTTCACGAAAACGGCTACGTGTCGGGCATCCAGGTGCTCGACGACGCGCAGGTCGAGGCACTGCGCGAAGAGCTGGCCCGCTTGTTCGATCCGAACTGCCCAGGGCACGAATTCTTCTACGAATACCACTCGAACGAGTCGACCGATCCGGCGCGGGTGTTGTTTCACGCGCTGGGCGCCTGGCGAATCACGGCGGGTTTTCACGATTTGCTCTGGCATCCGGCGTTCACGGTGCCCGCCTCGCAATTGTTCGACGGCGCCGTGCGGTTCTGGCACGATCAGTTGTTCTGCAAGCCGGCGAAACACGGCGGCGTCGTTGCCTGGCACCAGGATTATTCGTATTGGACGCGCACGCGCCCCATGGCGCATCTGACCTGCTGGATCGGGCTGGACGATGCCGACCGAGACAACGGCTGCTTGCAATACATTCCAGGCAGCCATCGCTGGGACTTGCTGCCGATCACGGGCCTGGCCGGCGGCATGGACGCGATTCGCGAGGTGCTCACGCGCGAGCAGGTCGCGCAATTTCAACCGAAGGCGATCGAGCTCACGAAAGGGCAATGCGCCTTTCATCATCCGCTCATGATTCACGGCTCGTTCGAGAATCGCACCGATCGGCCACGCCGCGCGGTGGTAGTAAACGCGTTTCGCGACGGCGTTTGTTCGGGCGCGAACGAACCGCTCTTGGCCGGCGTTCCGCCGATTCCTGCCGGACAACCGATGGATGGCCAATTCTTTCCCCTCTTGTACCGACCGCCGACAGGGTGATCGAAGCGGGCGTTCGAGTCGCGGGCGTTCGAGTCGTACGCCGCTCCCCCTCTGCAGGGAGTCTCGCAAAAAGGGCGCGGCAATCCGCGTTCGCAGCTCGCTCCTGTTTTGATTGACTAATCCGCAGGCCGCATTTACAGTGCCACGCGGGGAAGGGCGATTCGTCGGCCTCGTCAGATTGGCCGATGCCCGGGGTGCAAGGCGGGGGCTTTCTCGCTGGCGCTCCGGCTTCAGAACCGGAACAAGAGAACAGCTGATGCACCAGCGACAATATCGACGGACCGAGCGGTCAATCCCTGCCAAAAACCGCCGACCGCGTGCCAGGACGCGCGTCACGCTCGTCGAAATCCTGGAAGTGCGATACCTGTTGGCGATCGACACCACGATCGGGCCAACGAACTTCGCAGCTGCCGTCGCGACGCCGACGTTCGAACTTTGGAATCCAGCCGGCTCGTCCGAGCCAAACGGCTCGGCAGGACCCACGGGTTATGGTCCCAATCAGATCGCGCAAGCCTACGGCTACAACCAGATCCTGTTCAGCGGCGGCATCGTCGGCACGGGCGCAGGACAGACGATCGCCATTGTCGACGCGTACGACACGCCGACGATCGCGCACGACTTGCAAGCCTTCGACGCATTTTACGGCATCCCTGATCCACCGTCCTTTATCCGAGTAGCCCAAGACGGCTCCACGAACTACCCAGGTGTCGATCCCGCTGGCGCTGGCCACAATAATTGGGAGGTCGAGACGGCGCTGGATGTGGAGTGGGCGCATGCGCTGGCGCCACAGGCCAACATTCTGCTGGTCGAAGCAAAGACCAACGGCGCGGATTTGGATACGGCCGTTGATTTCGCCCGCAACTATCCCGGCGTCTCCGTCATATCGATGAGCTGGGGCAGCTCCGAATTTGCTAGCGACGACCCGCTCTTTACGACACCGACCGGCCACACTCCCATCACGTTCATCGCTTCCACGGGCGATAGCGGCGCGCCCGGCGAGTATCCGGCGACTTCGCCCAACGTCTTGGCCGTGGGCGGAACGACGCTGACCTTGAACGCGGCGAACAATATTTCAGGAGAAACCGGCTGGAGCGGATCGGGTGGCGGGATCAGCACGTTGGAGACGCAGCCGACCTATCAAACCGGCGTGGTGACGCAAAGCACCTCGCGTCGTACGATCCCCGACGTTTCGTTCGACGCCAATCCGAGCACGGGCGCCGCGATCTACGATTCGTACAACAACGGCACGACGACCCCCTGGACCAAGATAGGCGGCACCAGCTTTTCCGCCCCGAGTTGGGCCGCGCTGATCGCGATCGCCGACCAGGGGCGCGTTGCCGCAGGCTTTCCCACGCTCAACGGGCGCAATGACACGCTGCCGGCGCTCTACAGCATGCCGAGCACGTATTTTCACGACATCACCAGCGGCAACAATGGCTTCGCCGCCGGCCCCGGATACGACCTGGTCACCGGTCGCGGCAGTCCGGTCGCGAATCTTATTGCGCCGGCCCTGGTGACTTCCCAAAACATCGTCGGCACCGTTTTCGACGACACCAACGATGATGGGATTCCGGATGGCACCGAAACAGGCCTGGCAGGCTGGACGGTCTACCAAGACGTCAATAACAACGGCGTGCTCGATCCGCCGGCTTACACGACGGTCAGCTCATCGGGCTCACCCCTGACGATTCCCGACGGCAGCGGCAATGTGACGTCGACCTTGACCGTGGGCGCGCTGGCCGGATCGATCATGGATCTGAATGTCAACCTGTCGATCCAACACGCGCGCGATTCCAACCTGACCGTTACGTTGATCAGTCCGAGCGGCACTAGCATTCCGCTCGTCAGCCACAGCGGCGGCACGGGCCAGAACTTCACCAACACGACGTTCGACGATCAGGCGGGCACGGCCATCACGAGCGGCACCGCTCCCTTCAACGGCAGTTTTCGGCCGGCCAGCCCGCTATCGGCCGTGATCGGGCAAAATGCGCAGGGGAACTGGCGGCTGGTCGTGTCCGACACCGTCTCGGGCAACACGGGCGTGCTCAATAACTGGTCACTGAGCGTCCTGACGGCCAGCGAGCCTACCACCACGACCGACAGCGGCGGCCACTATCTGTTCCGCAATGTACCGGCGGGCACTTACAACATTCGTGCCATTCCGCCGGCAGGCTTTACACAAGTCTCGCCCGCCGGCGGTGTGAATACCGTCACGGTCACGCCTGGCGTCTTCGCTCCCGCCCAGGATTTCGCCGAAGAGGGATCGAGCATTTCGGGTGAGACGTTCCTCGACGCCGACGGCAACGGCCAGCTGGATTCTGGCGAGATTCCTTTTCCGACAGGGACGTTTGATGACCTGAACAACAACGGCGTATTCGACTTGACGTCGCAATACACGGTGGCGTCGACCGCTGCGCCGCAGCCGATTCCCGACCAATCGACCATATTGTCGACGCTGAACGCCGTCGGCATGAACGGCACGATCACGGATCTGAATGTCACGTTGTCGCTCAATCATGCGAACGACTCCGATCTGGCGGTAACCCTGATTACCCCCGATGGCACGTACATCCCGCTTATCAATCACAACGGCGGAAGCGGCGCCAATTTTGTCAGCACGACTCTGGACGATCAGGCCACCACGGCGATCGCAAGCGGCGTGGCGCCGTTTACCGGCTCGTTTAAGCCCGCGAGCCCGCTGTCGGCAGCCAACGGCAAGAACCCTAATGGCACATGGGAGCTACTGGTCGCCGATACCGTGGCCGGCAATACCGGAACGCTCCAGAGCTGGTCGCTACAGATGACAACGAATGCGTCAGAACCTTTGGATTTTTCTGACGCCAACGGAAATTACCAGTTCAGTGATCTCACGGCCGGCACGCACAATATTCGCCAACTTCCGAACGGCTACGGAACGTCGGAGCCGGCGGGCGGAGCGTATGTTGTTAACGTCTCATCGCCCGTCAATGTCACCGGGGAAAATTTTGGTAACGTTTCCCCGCTTGTCGTCTCCGGCGGAGGCCCCTACACGATCACCGAGGGTAACTCGCTGGCGCTCAACGGCTCGGCCGGCAACGGCAACGCTCCCTACACGCTCGGCTGGGACTTAAACGGAGACGGCACCTTCACCGATGCCTCGGGAGCCACGCCCACCTTGACGTCGGCCCAATTGGCAGCGCTCGGCATTACAGGGCCGGGTACCTATAACATCCGGCTCGAAGCCACCGATTCGAGCGGAGTAATCGGTGAATCGCTGGCAACGACTCTCACCGTACTCCCG from Pirellulales bacterium carries:
- a CDS encoding phytanoyl-CoA dioxygenase family protein, which codes for MTQAAVDLSTRHEPVSQLFPRLASAADAERYKLSDEQVRFFHENGYVSGIQVLDDAQVEALREELARLFDPNCPGHEFFYEYHSNESTDPARVLFHALGAWRITAGFHDLLWHPAFTVPASQLFDGAVRFWHDQLFCKPAKHGGVVAWHQDYSYWTRTRPMAHLTCWIGLDDADRDNGCLQYIPGSHRWDLLPITGLAGGMDAIREVLTREQVAQFQPKAIELTKGQCAFHHPLMIHGSFENRTDRPRRAVVVNAFRDGVCSGANEPLLAGVPPIPAGQPMDGQFFPLLYRPPTG
- a CDS encoding proprotein convertase P-domain-containing protein, with the protein product MHQRQYRRTERSIPAKNRRPRARTRVTLVEILEVRYLLAIDTTIGPTNFAAAVATPTFELWNPAGSSEPNGSAGPTGYGPNQIAQAYGYNQILFSGGIVGTGAGQTIAIVDAYDTPTIAHDLQAFDAFYGIPDPPSFIRVAQDGSTNYPGVDPAGAGHNNWEVETALDVEWAHALAPQANILLVEAKTNGADLDTAVDFARNYPGVSVISMSWGSSEFASDDPLFTTPTGHTPITFIASTGDSGAPGEYPATSPNVLAVGGTTLTLNAANNISGETGWSGSGGGISTLETQPTYQTGVVTQSTSRRTIPDVSFDANPSTGAAIYDSYNNGTTTPWTKIGGTSFSAPSWAALIAIADQGRVAAGFPTLNGRNDTLPALYSMPSTYFHDITSGNNGFAAGPGYDLVTGRGSPVANLIAPALVTSQNIVGTVFDDTNDDGIPDGTETGLAGWTVYQDVNNNGVLDPPAYTTVSSSGSPLTIPDGSGNVTSTLTVGALAGSIMDLNVNLSIQHARDSNLTVTLISPSGTSIPLVSHSGGTGQNFTNTTFDDQAGTAITSGTAPFNGSFRPASPLSAVIGQNAQGNWRLVVSDTVSGNTGVLNNWSLSVLTASEPTTTTDSGGHYLFRNVPAGTYNIRAIPPAGFTQVSPAGGVNTVTVTPGVFAPAQDFAEEGSSISGETFLDADGNGQLDSGEIPFPTGTFDDLNNNGVFDLTSQYTVASTAAPQPIPDQSTILSTLNAVGMNGTITDLNVTLSLNHANDSDLAVTLITPDGTYIPLINHNGGSGANFVSTTLDDQATTAIASGVAPFTGSFKPASPLSAANGKNPNGTWELLVADTVAGNTGTLQSWSLQMTTNASEPLDFSDANGNYQFSDLTAGTHNIRQLPNGYGTSEPAGGAYVVNVSSPVNVTGENFGNVSPLVVSGGGPYTITEGNSLALNGSAGNGNAPYTLGWDLNGDGTFTDASGATPTLTSAQLAALGITGPGTYNIRLEATDSSGVIGESLATTLTVLPPPPTAGIAGSITVLRGETNTYTLSASDAELGPGTSFTFVIDWGDGTALQTVSGQSGQHVTHTFNAVGTPIVSVTASDLNGTSLAATQSVNVSAVLLRPDAQNAALVDLVWGGDSGDDQVQFTQIAPATIRVQESTINGASVNNVQDFSGVTGRVLASGNGGNDVLDASGLLTTSATLDGGAGNNTLYGGSAGDILIGGSNGAEGKQGNNVIIAGDGNNTIYGNGLIAQKGVTGGNNLIIGGTGQDTIYGNFGANPTGNGGEGGQNLIVGNGGGDTIYSSQITDGAEGGHGSILIAGTTNLGPTALQAILSEWTSTDTLAVKIANISGTGSGTAANGTNYLQPGVTVSNDGVPDTLFSDSKGSANWLLASLPQDTVNRVKSSDTETNLP